The proteins below are encoded in one region of Streptomyces sp. NBC_00490:
- a CDS encoding Eco57I restriction-modification methylase domain-containing protein translates to MSTARTSVTDTVATVGGLLPYDLLVRIKEGKEQTGSKPADYRLYAKGDSVRDAAERSWGYLRGVWASYQDALARDGADADPGVHAVGVTTERWLLPLFEQLGFGALTPVPAPGLPSHDGEKDFEVSHHWAHVPVHLTGWNVPLDTRTTELAKQAPQSMVQEYLNRSADSTLWGVLSNGRQLRLLRESASLTGAAFIEFDLRAIFDGDRSDDFVLLWRLLHRTRFEPRAEGEPAATCPLEKWRTEAIDSGTRALKELRKGVEKALTVIGTGLIAHPDNADLRDALRTTRDKNVRDDLHPALLRLAYRLLFLFVTEDRDLLLHPEATEQARDTYEKYFSTARLRRVARRTGTLHGDQWQALRLVIEGLGTPGGRPELGLPALGGLFEPTATDAILDGLSLSNQSLYEAVRALSEVYDAKLGRPRKVDYRHLGADELGSVYESLLELEPRLGEGNEYVLAKLDGNDRKTSGSYYTPSPLIDCLLDSTLVPVIDQAVKSGTTQKEREDALLALTVCDPACGSGHFLVAAARRIARRLAEIRTDDPEPSAEDVRHALRDVIARCVYGVDLNEMAVELAKVSLWIEAMRPGRPLTFLDAHIKHGNGLLGTTPKLLAEGLPDDAFKPLEGDESKHVTDLKKRNAAERTAWKIALRHGANQDALFAEEEVLAESNSAFGETVSAITGTDSQELEDVRNQAKAYRELTTSPDYIRALELADAWCAAFVWEKTKTATPPALTTKSLLALHSEDGGASLPNGTVEEVVRLREEYRFFHWHLEFPEVFRVPADAEAPGVDERTGWKGGFSCVLGNPPWETLEFKTEEYFATAAPKIAKAANQAARQVLIDELAESEDEADRELHAEYIADKRLSDGFSHLARWSARFPLAARGKLNTYPLFAEAASHGIAPRGRFGLVLQTGIATDATTAPFFSDLVRSKRLVSFLDFKNEAWVLSRDVHHSTRFCLLTVTGREEQVREASFAFGTWYMEDLPARRFAMPLEEILLVNPNTGNLPVFESRRDAEITFGVYSRVPVLLKEPDEYGRGGGNPWGLTFRQGLFNMASDSHLFRGKQELENGGWQLTGNVFTRIDEEGKTRRYLPLYEAKMLHHFDHRLGTYEGQTQAQANVGTLPRVTPEQHDDPDFVPLPRYWVPEFDVDSGKRDKKGNRIMWPGVETRLAEREWWSGWLMGWRDVARSTDTRTMIGTPLPAYGVGHKFPLMFVEADAAALSGVLASFAFDYVVRQKVAGTSMTYGYVMQFPVPSPDAELPFSASGRERLADWLTPRVLELSYTSKDMTPFAKDHGDEGAPFRWDGARRELLRAELDAALFHAYGFSQADVDYVMDTFPTVRKRDEAAHGTYRTKDLIVGIYDRMEEARVTGDEYRTVLDPPPGKGSRHEV, encoded by the coding sequence ATGAGCACCGCCAGGACCTCCGTCACCGACACCGTCGCCACCGTCGGCGGCCTCCTGCCCTACGACCTCCTGGTCCGCATCAAGGAGGGCAAGGAGCAGACCGGCTCCAAGCCCGCCGACTACCGCCTGTACGCCAAGGGCGACTCGGTACGGGACGCCGCCGAGCGCTCCTGGGGCTACCTGCGCGGCGTGTGGGCCTCCTACCAGGACGCCCTGGCCCGCGACGGCGCCGACGCCGACCCCGGCGTGCACGCGGTCGGCGTCACCACCGAACGCTGGCTGCTGCCCCTCTTCGAGCAGCTCGGCTTCGGCGCCCTCACCCCCGTCCCCGCGCCCGGCCTGCCCTCCCACGACGGCGAGAAGGACTTCGAGGTCAGTCACCACTGGGCGCACGTCCCCGTCCACCTCACCGGCTGGAACGTCCCCCTCGACACGCGCACCACCGAACTGGCCAAGCAGGCCCCCCAGTCGATGGTGCAGGAGTACCTCAACCGCTCGGCGGACTCCACCCTCTGGGGTGTCCTCTCCAACGGCCGCCAGCTGCGCCTGCTGCGCGAGTCCGCCTCCCTCACCGGCGCCGCGTTCATCGAGTTCGACCTGCGCGCGATCTTCGACGGCGACCGCTCCGACGACTTCGTCCTCCTGTGGCGCCTGCTGCACCGCACCCGCTTCGAGCCCCGCGCCGAGGGCGAGCCGGCCGCGACCTGCCCGCTGGAGAAGTGGCGCACCGAGGCCATCGACAGCGGCACCCGCGCGCTGAAGGAACTCCGCAAGGGCGTCGAGAAGGCCCTGACCGTGATCGGCACGGGCCTGATCGCCCACCCCGACAACGCCGACCTGCGCGACGCCCTGCGCACCACCCGCGACAAGAACGTCCGCGACGACCTCCACCCCGCCCTGCTCCGCCTCGCCTACCGCCTGCTGTTCCTCTTCGTCACCGAGGACCGCGACCTCCTCCTGCACCCCGAGGCCACCGAGCAGGCCCGCGACACGTACGAGAAGTACTTCTCCACGGCCCGCCTGCGCCGCGTCGCCCGCCGCACCGGCACCCTCCACGGCGACCAGTGGCAGGCGCTGCGGCTGGTCATCGAGGGCCTCGGTACCCCCGGCGGCCGCCCCGAACTCGGACTCCCCGCGCTGGGCGGCCTGTTCGAGCCCACCGCCACGGACGCGATCCTGGACGGCCTCAGCCTGTCCAACCAGTCCCTGTACGAGGCCGTACGCGCCCTGTCCGAGGTGTACGACGCCAAGCTGGGCCGCCCCCGCAAGGTCGACTACCGCCACCTCGGCGCCGACGAACTCGGCTCGGTCTACGAGTCCCTGCTCGAACTGGAGCCGCGCCTCGGCGAGGGCAACGAGTACGTCCTGGCCAAGCTGGACGGCAACGACCGCAAGACCTCCGGCTCCTACTACACCCCGTCCCCTCTCATCGACTGCCTCCTCGACTCCACCCTCGTCCCGGTCATCGACCAGGCCGTCAAGTCCGGTACGACACAGAAGGAGCGCGAGGACGCCCTGCTCGCCCTGACGGTGTGCGACCCCGCCTGCGGCTCCGGCCACTTCCTGGTCGCCGCCGCCCGCCGCATCGCCCGCCGCCTCGCCGAGATCCGCACCGACGACCCCGAGCCGAGCGCGGAGGACGTACGGCACGCGCTGCGCGACGTCATCGCGCGGTGCGTGTACGGCGTCGACCTCAACGAGATGGCAGTGGAGCTGGCCAAGGTGTCGCTGTGGATCGAGGCGATGAGGCCGGGCCGGCCGCTCACCTTCCTCGACGCCCACATCAAACACGGCAACGGGCTGCTGGGCACGACGCCGAAGCTGCTGGCCGAGGGCCTGCCCGACGACGCGTTCAAGCCGCTGGAGGGCGACGAGTCGAAGCACGTCACCGACCTGAAGAAGCGCAACGCGGCGGAGCGGACCGCGTGGAAGATCGCGCTGCGCCACGGGGCGAACCAGGACGCCCTGTTCGCGGAGGAGGAGGTGCTGGCTGAGTCCAACTCGGCGTTCGGCGAGACGGTCTCGGCGATCACCGGGACGGACTCGCAGGAACTGGAGGACGTCCGGAACCAGGCCAAGGCGTACCGCGAACTGACCACCTCCCCGGACTACATCCGGGCTCTGGAGCTGGCCGACGCCTGGTGCGCGGCGTTCGTCTGGGAGAAGACGAAGACGGCGACTCCGCCTGCGCTGACCACCAAGTCGCTGCTGGCGCTGCACTCCGAGGACGGCGGTGCGAGCCTGCCGAACGGCACGGTGGAGGAGGTCGTGCGGCTGCGTGAGGAGTACCGGTTCTTCCACTGGCATCTGGAGTTCCCGGAGGTGTTCCGGGTCCCGGCGGATGCGGAGGCGCCGGGGGTGGACGAGCGGACCGGGTGGAAGGGCGGCTTCAGCTGCGTGCTGGGGAACCCGCCGTGGGAGACCCTTGAGTTCAAGACCGAGGAGTACTTCGCCACTGCCGCCCCGAAGATCGCCAAGGCTGCGAACCAGGCGGCACGTCAGGTCCTGATCGACGAGCTCGCGGAGAGCGAGGACGAGGCCGATCGGGAACTGCACGCCGAATACATCGCTGACAAGCGGCTGTCCGACGGCTTCTCCCATCTCGCGCGCTGGTCGGCCCGGTTCCCGCTGGCCGCGCGTGGCAAGCTGAACACGTACCCGCTGTTCGCGGAGGCGGCGTCGCACGGGATCGCGCCGCGAGGGCGGTTCGGGCTGGTCCTGCAGACGGGCATCGCCACGGACGCCACGACGGCGCCGTTCTTCTCCGATCTGGTGCGGTCGAAGCGGCTGGTGTCGTTCTTGGACTTCAAGAACGAAGCGTGGGTGCTGAGCCGTGACGTGCACCATTCGACGCGCTTCTGTCTGCTCACGGTCACTGGCCGGGAGGAGCAGGTCCGGGAGGCATCCTTCGCGTTCGGAACCTGGTACATGGAGGATCTGCCTGCGCGCCGGTTCGCCATGCCGTTGGAGGAGATCCTACTGGTCAACCCGAACACCGGGAACCTCCCGGTCTTCGAGTCCCGGCGCGACGCGGAGATCACCTTCGGCGTCTACAGCCGAGTCCCGGTTCTGCTCAAGGAGCCGGACGAGTACGGCAGGGGCGGCGGCAATCCGTGGGGGCTGACCTTCCGGCAGGGCCTGTTCAACATGGCCTCCGACTCCCACCTGTTCCGGGGTAAGCAGGAACTGGAGAACGGGGGCTGGCAGTTGACCGGCAACGTCTTCACGCGCATCGACGAAGAGGGGAAGACGCGCCGCTATCTCCCGCTGTACGAGGCGAAGATGCTCCACCACTTCGACCACCGCCTCGGCACGTACGAGGGCCAGACCCAGGCTCAGGCCAACGTCGGCACTCTCCCGCGCGTGACGCCGGAACAGCACGACGACCCCGACTTCGTGCCGCTACCTCGGTACTGGGTGCCGGAGTTCGATGTGGACTCGGGGAAGCGGGACAAGAAGGGCAACCGGATCATGTGGCCCGGGGTTGAGACGCGGTTGGCGGAGCGGGAGTGGTGGAGCGGATGGCTGATGGGGTGGCGGGACGTGGCCCGCTCTACAGACACCCGCACCATGATCGGGACGCCTCTCCCTGCTTACGGCGTCGGCCACAAGTTCCCGCTGATGTTCGTGGAAGCGGACGCCGCCGCGCTGAGCGGAGTGCTGGCCTCGTTCGCCTTCGACTACGTGGTCCGGCAGAAGGTCGCCGGCACCTCGATGACCTACGGGTACGTCATGCAGTTCCCGGTGCCATCGCCGGACGCGGAGCTGCCGTTCAGCGCCTCGGGCAGAGAGCGCCTGGCAGATTGGCTGACACCGCGGGTGCTGGAACTCTCGTACACCTCAAAAGACATGACCCCCTTCGCCAAGGACCACGGAGACGAGGGAGCCCCCTTCCGATGGGACGGCGCGCGCCGTGAACTCCTCCGCGCAGAGCTGGACGCGGCCCTGTTCCACGCCTACGGATTCAGCCAGGCGGACGTGGACTACGTGATGGACACGTTCCCCACGGTCAGGAAGCGGGACGAGGCCGCCCACGGGACGTACCGCACCAAGGACCTCATCGTCGGCATCTACGACCGCATGGAAGAGGCCCGGGTAACCGGCGACGAGTACCGAACCGTGCTGGACCCGCCGCCGGGCAAGGGATCGCGTCACGAGGTCTGA
- a CDS encoding helicase-related protein has product MTTAAQPIRQYAVGSLVHARGREWVVLPDSTPDLLVLRPLGGADDDIAGVLPGLETVVPATFAPPTPSDLGDQQAAGLLRTALRIGFRSGAGPFRSLASIAVDPRPYQLVPLLMALRQDTVRLLIADDVGIGKTVEAGLIAAELLAQGDARGLVVLCSPALAEQWRAELYGKFGVDARLVLPSTIGRLERETPYGQSVFRPDGAYVVSTDFIKSPRHREDFLRNCPDLVIVDEAHSCVSDATVGASARSSQQRYALLRALADRTDRHLILVTATPHSGKEEPFRRLIGLLDDRLAAVPFDTDAGRRLLAEFFVQRRRADIREDFQDGAHFPSSRDTAETAYTLHRDYKKLLDEVLSYARETVRAADGALQQRQRWWSTLALLRTLSSSPAAAVQSLNTRAGVEEADTPAEADRTGERTVSDPADSETPESADAVPGTRLPTATGAEATSTEIDDEADDEEKARLVAMAESAKKLYGPTRDAKLKKLITTVSDLLDKGYRPIVFCRYIATADYVANHLKKILNKKGAEHPVAVASVTGELSPDQRVTRIAELTGTDEEGNPAPERRVLVATDCLSEGVNLQESFDAVVHYDLAWNPTRHEQREGRVDRFGQRTDVVKALTLYGADNPVDGIVLNVLLRKHERIRRVTGISVPVPQESESAMQAVFEGLILRGERSAYEQEGLFAQEEVAEQLEIAWQSSAEREKRYRSRYAQLTIKKDEVAAEVDEVRAALGTGEEVRDFTRRALGALRGMPAPTKQGGFTAHTDALPQGLRDTVSHALGPRHPRPVVFHDAPSAPRGEAALTRTDPVVAAVARFVLDAALDDAGKVPEWQRPARRCGVVRTKAVERNTTLLLVRHRFQLNLPARDGSVREQLAEDARVVAYRGRPDTPEWLPEDEAVALLEARATQNTDPKFAAEHIAEILATLPAIMPELRDQSAELGRTLEASHRRVRTASRARLAGLKVVPQGDPDILGVYHYRPAPTFPQGVGA; this is encoded by the coding sequence ATGACCACCGCCGCCCAGCCGATCCGGCAGTATGCTGTCGGCTCCCTCGTCCACGCCCGGGGCCGTGAGTGGGTCGTGCTGCCCGACTCCACACCCGACCTGCTGGTCCTGCGCCCGCTCGGCGGCGCCGACGACGACATCGCGGGCGTACTGCCGGGCCTGGAGACCGTGGTCCCCGCCACCTTCGCCCCGCCCACCCCCTCCGACCTGGGCGATCAGCAGGCGGCCGGGCTGCTGCGCACCGCCCTGCGCATCGGCTTCCGCTCCGGCGCGGGCCCCTTCCGGTCGCTCGCCTCGATCGCCGTCGACCCCCGCCCGTACCAGCTGGTCCCGCTGCTGATGGCGCTGCGCCAGGACACCGTCCGGCTGCTGATCGCCGACGACGTCGGCATCGGCAAGACGGTGGAGGCCGGGCTGATCGCCGCCGAGTTGCTGGCACAGGGCGACGCCCGCGGCCTGGTCGTGCTGTGCTCGCCGGCCCTGGCCGAGCAGTGGCGGGCCGAGCTGTACGGCAAGTTCGGCGTCGACGCCCGCCTCGTGCTGCCGTCCACGATCGGCCGTCTGGAGCGCGAGACTCCGTACGGCCAGTCGGTGTTCCGCCCTGACGGCGCGTACGTCGTCTCCACCGACTTCATCAAGTCCCCCCGCCACCGGGAGGACTTCCTGCGCAACTGCCCCGACCTAGTGATCGTCGACGAGGCGCACTCCTGCGTCTCCGACGCCACGGTCGGCGCGTCCGCCCGCTCCTCCCAGCAGCGGTACGCGCTTCTGCGCGCCCTCGCCGACCGGACCGACCGTCACCTCATCCTCGTGACGGCTACTCCGCACAGCGGCAAGGAGGAGCCGTTCCGCCGCCTGATCGGCTTGCTCGACGACCGTCTGGCCGCCGTCCCCTTCGACACCGACGCGGGCCGTAGGCTGCTCGCCGAGTTCTTCGTGCAGCGCCGCCGCGCCGACATCCGCGAGGACTTCCAGGACGGCGCGCACTTCCCGTCCTCCCGGGACACCGCCGAGACCGCCTACACCCTGCACCGCGACTACAAGAAGCTCCTCGACGAGGTCCTGTCGTACGCCCGCGAGACGGTACGCGCGGCCGACGGCGCCCTCCAGCAGCGCCAGCGCTGGTGGTCCACGCTCGCCCTGCTGCGCACCCTGTCCTCCTCCCCGGCCGCCGCCGTGCAGTCCCTGAACACCCGCGCCGGCGTCGAGGAGGCGGACACCCCGGCCGAGGCGGACCGCACCGGGGAGCGCACCGTCTCCGACCCGGCCGACAGCGAGACCCCCGAGTCCGCGGACGCCGTACCGGGCACCCGCCTCCCCACGGCCACCGGCGCCGAGGCCACCAGCACCGAGATCGACGACGAGGCCGACGACGAGGAGAAGGCCCGCCTGGTCGCGATGGCCGAATCGGCCAAGAAGCTCTACGGCCCCACCCGCGACGCCAAGCTGAAGAAGCTGATCACCACCGTCTCCGACCTCCTCGACAAGGGCTACCGGCCCATCGTCTTCTGCCGCTATATCGCGACAGCCGACTACGTGGCCAACCACCTCAAGAAAATCCTCAACAAGAAGGGCGCCGAGCACCCGGTCGCGGTCGCCTCCGTGACTGGCGAACTCTCGCCCGACCAGCGCGTCACCCGCATCGCCGAGCTGACCGGCACCGATGAGGAGGGCAACCCCGCGCCCGAGCGCCGCGTCCTAGTCGCCACCGACTGCCTCTCCGAGGGCGTCAACCTCCAGGAGTCCTTCGACGCCGTCGTCCACTACGACCTCGCCTGGAACCCGACCCGCCACGAGCAGCGCGAGGGCCGCGTCGACCGCTTCGGCCAGCGCACCGACGTCGTCAAGGCGCTCACCCTGTACGGCGCCGACAACCCCGTCGACGGCATCGTCCTCAACGTCCTGCTCCGCAAGCACGAGCGCATCCGCCGCGTCACAGGCATCTCCGTGCCCGTGCCGCAGGAGTCCGAGAGCGCCATGCAGGCCGTGTTCGAGGGCCTGATCCTGCGCGGCGAGCGGTCGGCGTACGAGCAGGAGGGGCTGTTCGCGCAGGAGGAGGTGGCCGAGCAGCTGGAGATCGCCTGGCAGTCCTCCGCCGAGCGGGAGAAGCGCTACCGCTCCCGCTACGCCCAGCTCACCATCAAGAAGGACGAGGTCGCCGCCGAGGTCGACGAGGTTCGTGCCGCGCTCGGTACCGGCGAGGAGGTACGGGACTTCACCCGCCGCGCCCTGGGCGCCCTGCGCGGTATGCCTGCCCCCACGAAGCAGGGCGGCTTCACCGCGCACACCGATGCCCTCCCGCAGGGCCTGCGCGACACCGTCTCGCACGCGCTCGGCCCCCGCCACCCCCGCCCGGTCGTCTTCCACGACGCCCCCAGTGCCCCGCGCGGCGAGGCCGCCCTCACCCGCACCGACCCGGTGGTCGCCGCCGTCGCCCGCTTCGTCCTCGACGCGGCCCTCGACGACGCCGGCAAGGTCCCGGAGTGGCAGCGCCCGGCCCGCCGCTGCGGAGTCGTCCGTACGAAGGCCGTGGAGCGGAACACCACGCTCCTGCTGGTGCGCCACCGCTTCCAGTTGAACCTGCCCGCCCGCGACGGCTCGGTGCGCGAGCAACTCGCCGAGGACGCCCGCGTGGTCGCCTACCGCGGCAGGCCCGACACGCCCGAGTGGCTGCCGGAGGACGAGGCCGTGGCCCTCCTCGAAGCCCGCGCGACGCAGAACACCGACCCCAAGTTCGCCGCCGAGCACATCGCCGAGATCCTGGCCACGCTGCCCGCGATCATGCCCGAACTGCGGGACCAGTCGGCCGAATTGGGTCGCACCCTGGAAGCCTCGCACCGCCGGGTCCGCACCGCCTCCCGCGCCCGCCTCGCGGGCCTGAAGGTCGTCCCGCAGGGCGACCCGGACATCCTGGGCGTGTACCACTACCGCCCGGCCCCGACGTTTCCCCAGGGAGTGGGCGCATGA